A DNA window from Zingiber officinale cultivar Zhangliang chromosome 3A, Zo_v1.1, whole genome shotgun sequence contains the following coding sequences:
- the LOC122052215 gene encoding calumenin-like, with product MARSPVLIYLGVVLFVVLLLSFAPSRPNRLHRRLKLRSAAHLSTPSGLDRRSIPFDPIIADIERVREDREWEKSHYFPEGHAPAMESQPEWEDFMNAEDYINDEERFNVTHRIVELFPKIDVGRADGFVTADELTEWNLRQVEQEVLHRTQRDMELHDKNHDGLISFTEYEPPSWAYRLHDDNSTDNKVGWWKEEHFNASDWNGDGLLNLTEFNDFLHPADASNPKLIRWLAKEEIRERDKDKDGKLNFQEYFNGLFNLIRRTDDVHNSTFKSETSSEMPAKNLFSELDRDNDGFLSEDELLPVIGDIHPSERYYAKQQADYAITEADTDKDGRLSLKEMIENPYVFYSSIFTDDDDYDFHDEFR from the exons ATGGCGAGATCGCCCGTGTTGATCTACTTGGGCGTGGTGCTCTTCGTCGTCCTCCTCCTCTCGTTCGCTCCGAGCCGCCCCAACCGCCTCCACCGCCGCCTCAAACTCCGCTCGGCCGCCCATCTCTCCACACCGTCGGGCCTAGATCGCCGCAGCATTCCCTTCGATCCCATCATCGCTGACATCGAGCGCGTCCGCGAGGATAGGGAGTGGGAAAAGAGCCACTACTTTCCGGAGGGCCACGCCCCCGCCATGGAGTCCCAGCCCGAGTGGGAGGACTTCATGAATGCTGAGGATTACATCAACGACGAGGAGCGTTTCAATGTCACTCATCGCATCGTGGAGCTGTTCCCCAAGATTGACGTCGGCCGTGCTGACGGATTCGTCACCGCCGATGAGCTCACGGAGTGGAATCTCAGACAAGTGGAGCAGGAGGTACTGCACAGGACGCAGCGGGACATGGAGCTCCATGACAAGAATCATGATGGCTTAATCTCTTTCACTGAGTATGAGCCGCCCAGCTGGGCCTATAGATTGCATG ATGACAACTCTACTGACAATAAAGTGGGTTGGTGGAAAGAGGAACACTTCAATGCTTCAGATTGGAATGGTGATGGCCTTCTTAATTTAACAGAGTTTAATGA TTTCCTTCATCCAGCAGATGCTAGCAATCCCAAGTTGATCAGATGGTTAGCTAAGGAAGAAATTAG gGAAAGAGATAAAGATAAAGATGGGAAACTTAATTTTCAAGAGTATTTTAATGGCTTATTCAACCTAATAAGGAGAACTGATGATGTTCATAATTCCACATTTAAATCTGAGACCTCCTCAGAGATGCCAGCTAAAAATTTATTCTCAGAGCTTGACCGTGACAATGATGG TTTCTTGTCTGAAGATGAGCTTTTACCTGTTATTGGTGATATACATCCATCAGAACGTTATTATGCAAAGCAACAAGCTGATTATGCTATTACTGAG GCAGATACTGATAAAGATGGGCGTTTAAGTTTGAAAGAGATGATCGAAAACCCCTATGTATTCTACAGTTCTATTTTCACAGACGACGATGATTATGACTTTCATGATGAGTTCCGTTAA